The genomic window AGCCTGCGCGGCCATTCCGCTTTCTTCTTCATAATCTCTGTCCTTCAGGATACCCCCGGACCGCCTCGTACGGACCGGGTCATCTCGCTTTGTCTTAAGCCAGCGTGTAGGCCGTCTTGACGGTTGTGTAGAACTCGGCGGCGTATTTGCCCTGCTCGCGCGGACCGTAGGACGAGCCCTTGCGGCCGCCGAACGGAACGTGGAAATCGACGCCTGCCGTCGGCAGGTTGACCATGACCATGCCCGCTTCCGAATTGCGCTTGAAGTGCGTCGCATGCTTCAGGCTCGTCGTGGCGATGCCGGCCGAAAGGCCGAACGGCGTGTCGTTGGCGATGGCAAGCGCCTCGTCGTAGTCCTTCGCCCGGATCACCGAGACCACAGGTCCGAAGATCTCTTCGCGCGAAATGCGCATCTGGTTGGTCGCTTCGGTGAACAGCGTCGGCTGCAGGTAGAAGCCGGGCGTGTCGCGGGAAACGAGCTCGCCGCCGAAGGCGAGCTTGGCGCCTTCCGACTTGCCGATCTCGATATAGTCCGTATCGGTCTTCAGCTGTCGTTCGTCGACGACGGGGCCGATATGCGTGCCGGCCTTCAGCGCGTTGTCGACAACGAGCGTCTTCAGCTTCTCGGTCAGAGCCGCGACGAACTTGTCATGGATGCCTTCGGTGACGATCAGGCGTGACGAGGCGGTGCAGCGCTGGCCGGTGGAGAAAAAGCCGGAATTGGCGGCTGCTTCCACGGCAACATTGAGGTCGGCGTCGTCGAGCACGACCATCGGGTTCTTGCCGCCCATCTCAAGCTGGAACTTGCGGTTATGCTCGATGGAGGCGGCGGCGACGCGCCTGCCGGTGCCGGTGGAACCGGTGAAGGTGATGCCGTGAACATCGGGGCTTTCGAGCATGGCCTGGCCGACGACCGAGCCCTTGCCCATGACGAGGTTCAGGACGCCCTTCGGCAGTCCGGCGCGATTGAGGATATCGACGATCGCCCAGGAGCAGGCCGGCACCAGTTCGGCCGGCTTGAAGACGATGGTGTTGCCGTAGCAGAGCGCCGGCGCGATCTTCCAGGCCGGAATGGCGATCGGGAAGTTCCACGGCGTGATGATGCCGATGACGCCGAGGCCCTCTCGGGTGATTTCGACGCCGATATTCGGGCGAACCGACGGGATGACTTCGCCGGCCAGCCGCAGGGCTTCACCAGCGAAGAATTCGAAAATCTGTGAGGCGCGGATGACTTCGCCGGTCGCTTCCGGCAGCGTCTTGCCCTCTTCGCGGGCGAGCAGCGCGCCGAGCTCGTCCTTGCGCGCCATGATCTCATCGCCGGTCTTCTTCAGGATGACGTGGCGTTCCCAGATGCCCGAGCGCGACCATGCGGGAAAGGCGGCCTTGGCGGCGGCGATGGCGTTGCGAGTGTCTTCTGCGCTGCCATCGGCATAGAGGCCGACGACCTCGTTCGTATCCGACGGGTTGATGTTCTTCGTCGCGTTCGTGCCGACCCATTCGCCGGCAATCAGGTTTTGATAAATGGTCATGGGCTCAACAAGCCTCCTTTACCGTTTACATCACGGCCCGGCCACGATCGCGGCCAGGCCTCGAAAATCAGAGCTGCTTGACGGCGATCTCTTCTTCGGCCGCCACCTTCAGCGGATTGCGCAGCGGCAGGCCGAATTCGGCGACTTCGATCTCGAAGACATCGCCCTCTTCCGTCTTGATACCGTCAGCGAAGGAAAGGGTCGCCGTACCGAACATATGGACATGAACATCTCCCGGCGCACGGAAGAGACCATATTTGAAATGGTGATATTCCAGATTGGCGAAAGTGTGCGACATGTTCGCCTCGCCGGAGAGGAACGGCTTTTCGAAGATCACCTTGTCGCCGCGCTTGATGCGCGAGGTGCCGCGAATATCGTCAGGCGCCGCACCGACCCTGATTTCCGGGCCGAAGCTTGCCGGACGCAGCTTCGAATGCGCGAGATAGAGATAGTTCATCCGCTCGGTGACGTGATCGGAAAATTCGTTCGACAGCGCAAAGCCGATGCGGAAGGGCGCGCCGTCCTTGGCAATCACGTAGATGCCGGCCATTTCAGGCTCTTCGCCGCCGTCGAGCGCGAAGGAAGGCGAGATAAGCGGCGCGCCAGGGGCAGCAGCGCCATGGCCGTTGCCCTTGTAGAACCATTCGGGCTGCACGCCCTTTTCGCCAGCCTTCGGCTTGCCGTTCTCCAGGCCCATCTTGAACATCTTCATCGAGTCGGTGAGCGTTTCCTCGGCCGCCTCGGTGGTCTTCTTGTGCATGGAATCGCGGGTTGCCGCGGAGCCGAGATGCGTCAGTCCCGTGCCGGTCAGATGCAGGTGGGCGGCATCGGGGTGGGTAATCGGCGGAAGGAAGCGGCCTTCCGCATAGGCCTTTTCAAGATCGACGGCATCGCCGTAACCATGGGCTTCGATAACCGCGGCAAGCGACTTGCCGCCGTCCGCCGCTTCCATCGCCAGCGCATAGACGCTGCCGGCGTTCTTGACCGATTTGGCAGCGCCGCCCTGCTCGCGCACGGCGACGACGATCTCTCCGTTGGCACCCTTGATTTGCGAAATAAGCACGTCTTCGATCCTTCTCGTTCCGGCGAAGACCCGAAAAAGCTCCGCCTGTCCGGCTCCGTCAGGAGCCGGAATTCAACTTTCATATGACTGCGAATGCCTGGCTGCGCTTAGCGCTCAGCCCTTGTTCTTGTTGTAGACATCGAAGAACACGGCAGCCAGAAGCACCGCACCCTTCACCATCTGCTGCGAGTCGGTGCCGAGGCCGTGGATCGACATGCCGTTGTTCATGATGCCCATGATCAGAGCGCCGATGACAGCGCCGGTCACTTTGCCGACACCGCCCTGGGCGGATGCACCGCCGATGAAGCAGGCAGCGATGACGTCGAGTTCGAGACCGAAGCCGCCCTTTGCTGTCGCCGAGTTCAGACGCAGCGCGACGATAAGACCAGCCAATCCGGCGAGCAGGCCCATATTCGCAAAGGTCAGGAAGGTCAGCCGCTCGGTGTTGATACCGGAAAGCTTCGTCGCCTTCTCATTACCGCCCATGGCGTAGATACGGCGGCCGATCGTCGTGCGGCGGGTAATGAAGGCATAGGCGGCCACCAGAACCAGCATGACGACAAGCACGTTCGGGAAGCCGCGATAGATCGACAGCTGGTAGCCCAGTCCGAGAACGGCGAGCGCGACAATGATGTTCTGGGCAAGGAAGAAGCCCATGGGCTCGACGTCATTGCCATGCTTCTCGTTCGAGAGCCGCTTGCGCCATGCCATATAGAAGAGGGTGACGGCGCCGACGACGGTCAGGATGATCGAGGTCGAGTTGATGCCGCCCATATCGACGAGGTTCGGCAGGAAGCCGATGCTGATCAGCTGGAAGTCCGGCGGGAAGGGACCGATGCTGGTGCCGGTTCCCGATGCCGTCATGACGAACAGCGTCAGCCCGCGGAAAACAAGCATGCCGGCCAGCGTGACGATGAAGGACGGGATCTTGTGATAAGCGACGAAATAGCCCTGGATGCCGCCGACGAGCGCGCCGAGAGCAAGGCAGATGATACCCGCCAGGATATAATTGGTGTGCCATTGCACCGTCATCACGCCGGCGATGGCGCCGATGAAGCCGACGACGGACCCGACCGAAAGATCGATATGGCCGGCGACGATGACCAGCAGCATGCCAAGCGCCATGATGACGATGAACGAGTTCTGCAGAATGATGTTGGTCAGATTGAGCGGCTTGA from Rhizobium sp. Pop5 includes these protein-coding regions:
- a CDS encoding aldehyde dehydrogenase family protein, translated to MTIYQNLIAGEWVGTNATKNINPSDTNEVVGLYADGSAEDTRNAIAAAKAAFPAWSRSGIWERHVILKKTGDEIMARKDELGALLAREEGKTLPEATGEVIRASQIFEFFAGEALRLAGEVIPSVRPNIGVEITREGLGVIGIITPWNFPIAIPAWKIAPALCYGNTIVFKPAELVPACSWAIVDILNRAGLPKGVLNLVMGKGSVVGQAMLESPDVHGITFTGSTGTGRRVAAASIEHNRKFQLEMGGKNPMVVLDDADLNVAVEAAANSGFFSTGQRCTASSRLIVTEGIHDKFVAALTEKLKTLVVDNALKAGTHIGPVVDERQLKTDTDYIEIGKSEGAKLAFGGELVSRDTPGFYLQPTLFTEATNQMRISREEIFGPVVSVIRAKDYDEALAIANDTPFGLSAGIATTSLKHATHFKRNSEAGMVMVNLPTAGVDFHVPFGGRKGSSYGPREQGKYAAEFYTTVKTAYTLA
- the araD1 gene encoding AraD1 family protein; its protein translation is MLISQIKGANGEIVVAVREQGGAAKSVKNAGSVYALAMEAADGGKSLAAVIEAHGYGDAVDLEKAYAEGRFLPPITHPDAAHLHLTGTGLTHLGSAATRDSMHKKTTEAAEETLTDSMKMFKMGLENGKPKAGEKGVQPEWFYKGNGHGAAAPGAPLISPSFALDGGEEPEMAGIYVIAKDGAPFRIGFALSNEFSDHVTERMNYLYLAHSKLRPASFGPEIRVGAAPDDIRGTSRIKRGDKVIFEKPFLSGEANMSHTFANLEYHHFKYGLFRAPGDVHVHMFGTATLSFADGIKTEEGDVFEIEVAEFGLPLRNPLKVAAEEEIAVKQL
- the mmsB gene encoding multiple monosaccharide ABC transporter permease is translated as MTPINQPIAEQGRVVSIGDYVRGNIREYGMFIALIAIMVFFQFSTGGVLFKPLNLTNIILQNSFIVIMALGMLLVIVAGHIDLSVGSVVGFIGAIAGVMTVQWHTNYILAGIICLALGALVGGIQGYFVAYHKIPSFIVTLAGMLVFRGLTLFVMTASGTGTSIGPFPPDFQLISIGFLPNLVDMGGINSTSIILTVVGAVTLFYMAWRKRLSNEKHGNDVEPMGFFLAQNIIVALAVLGLGYQLSIYRGFPNVLVVMLVLVAAYAFITRRTTIGRRIYAMGGNEKATKLSGINTERLTFLTFANMGLLAGLAGLIVALRLNSATAKGGFGLELDVIAACFIGGASAQGGVGKVTGAVIGALIMGIMNNGMSIHGLGTDSQQMVKGAVLLAAVFFDVYNKNKG